From the genome of Flavobacterium luteolum, one region includes:
- a CDS encoding LysM peptidoglycan-binding domain-containing protein, with translation MSLQDKYREVTDLASELGIENLQVREQDNVLYIDGKAKSAAEKEKLWNAYNTIDPDFRSADLVMNIEVEEGFSREYTVEVGDSLSKIGKAYGVSWQDIFEANKDIISNPDLIKPGWKLKIPTV, from the coding sequence ATGAGTTTACAAGATAAATATAGAGAAGTGACAGATTTGGCATCCGAATTAGGAATTGAAAATTTGCAAGTAAGAGAGCAGGATAATGTGCTTTATATTGACGGAAAAGCAAAATCTGCGGCAGAAAAAGAAAAGCTTTGGAATGCTTATAATACTATTGATCCTGATTTTAGATCGGCCGATTTGGTTATGAATATTGAAGTGGAAGAAGGCTTTTCGAGAGAATATACAGTTGAAGTAGGAGATTCTCTTTCGAAGATTGGAAAAGCATACGGAGTTTCTTGGCAGGATATTTTTGAAGCGAACAAGGATATTATTTCAAATCCTGATTTAATTAAGCCAGGATGGAAATTGAAAATACCGACAGTTTAG
- a CDS encoding BON domain-containing protein, translating to MKIRSILLGMSLSVFLVSCKPSDADIEKAINEKLNDPDIQVTVHEGVATITGVCDDEMFKKNIGKSVKATKGVKSVVNTCEIEKANQEQAAATVVINSDADLDKSVSKVVDAYDGVSATVVGGVVTLSGEIKRDKLQPLIQSIQELKPKKVDNKLIIK from the coding sequence ATGAAAATTAGATCAATTTTATTAGGAATGAGTCTCAGTGTTTTTTTGGTGTCGTGCAAACCCAGTGATGCCGATATTGAAAAAGCAATTAATGAAAAATTAAATGATCCAGACATCCAAGTTACAGTACATGAAGGTGTGGCTACAATTACAGGTGTTTGTGATGATGAAATGTTCAAAAAAAATATTGGAAAAAGCGTAAAAGCAACCAAAGGTGTTAAATCTGTAGTTAATACCTGCGAAATTGAAAAAGCCAATCAGGAACAAGCTGCGGCTACTGTTGTTATTAATTCAGATGCCGATTTAGACAAGTCCGTTAGTAAAGTTGTAGATGCTTATGATGGTGTTAGTGCAACTGTTGTGGGAGGCGTTGTAACACTTTCGGGAGAAATTAAAAGAGACAAACTACAGCCTCTTATCCAAAGCATTCAGGAATTGAAACCTAAAAAAGTAGATAACAAATTAATTATAAAATAA
- the dnaX gene encoding DNA polymerase III subunit gamma/tau, translating into MEQFVVSARKYRPQTFKDVVGQKAITNTLLNAIETNHLASALLFTGPRGVGKTTCARILARKINQPGYDDPTEDFAFNVFELDAASNNSVDDIRNLIDQVRIPPQTGQYKVYIIDEVHMLSSAAFNAFLKTLEEPPKHAIFILATTEKHKILPTILSRCQIFDFKRITVKDAKEHLADVAESQGIVFEDDALHIIAQKADGAMRDALSIFDRVVSYCGTNLTRQAVTENLNVLDYETYISITDLLLENEIPKLLLAYNDILAKGFDGHHFIAGLASHFRDLLVSKTPSTIALLEVGEQAQQMYAVQSQKCSQEFLLKGIDIANDCDLKYKLSQNQRLLVELCLMQLASINFDGEKKKLSNS; encoded by the coding sequence ATGGAACAATTTGTAGTATCGGCACGTAAATATCGCCCGCAGACCTTTAAGGATGTTGTGGGGCAAAAAGCCATTACCAACACTTTGTTAAATGCTATAGAAACCAATCACTTGGCTTCTGCTCTTTTATTCACAGGACCGCGTGGAGTTGGAAAAACAACCTGCGCTCGTATCTTGGCTCGAAAAATAAATCAGCCTGGATATGATGATCCTACCGAAGATTTTGCCTTTAACGTTTTTGAGCTGGATGCTGCCTCAAACAACTCGGTTGATGATATTCGTAATCTTATCGATCAGGTTAGAATCCCGCCACAGACTGGACAATACAAAGTATATATCATTGACGAGGTTCATATGTTGTCTTCGGCCGCTTTTAATGCTTTTCTTAAAACATTAGAAGAACCGCCAAAACATGCTATTTTCATTTTGGCTACAACAGAGAAACACAAAATCCTTCCAACGATTTTATCTCGTTGTCAGATATTTGATTTCAAAAGAATTACGGTAAAAGACGCTAAAGAACATTTAGCAGATGTTGCCGAAAGTCAAGGAATCGTTTTTGAAGACGATGCATTGCACATTATTGCTCAAAAAGCAGATGGCGCCATGCGTGATGCTTTGTCTATTTTTGACCGTGTAGTTTCGTATTGCGGAACAAATTTGACTCGCCAAGCCGTAACCGAGAACCTAAACGTCTTAGATTACGAAACCTATATTTCGATTACTGATTTACTTTTGGAAAATGAAATTCCGAAACTATTATTAGCATACAATGATATCTTAGCAAAAGGTTTTGATGGACATCATTTTATTGCAGGTTTGGCTTCACATTTCAGAGATTTATTAGTAAGCAAAACGCCTTCGACTATTGCTTTATTAGAAGTTGGCGAACAAGCACAGCAAATGTATGCCGTTCAATCACAGAAATGTTCTCAGGAATTTTTACTTAAAGGGATTGACATTGCAAACGACTGCGATTTAAAATACAAATTAAGTCAGAATCAACGCCTTTTAGTTGAATTATGCTTGATGCAATTGGCCTCTATCAACTTTGATGGAGAAAAAAAAAAGCTGAGCAATTCATAA
- a CDS encoding DNA polymerase III subunit gamma/tau, giving the protein MEASGKTYVKPTSAYLTEEFNETDMRLHWNKYAERLGQKGLKIMESILLISDPVLNGTTISYELPNEGSKLDFEGQMNGLLGYLKGHLHNHDITIEVIVNEEIKAVRALNDQDRYNRFLEINPSIELLRTTFGLDINL; this is encoded by the coding sequence ATGGAAGCCAGCGGCAAGACATATGTTAAACCTACTTCTGCTTATTTAACTGAAGAATTTAATGAAACCGATATGCGTCTTCACTGGAACAAATATGCAGAACGTTTAGGCCAAAAAGGTCTTAAGATTATGGAATCGATTCTATTGATTAGCGATCCTGTTCTGAATGGCACAACAATCTCTTATGAATTGCCAAACGAAGGTTCTAAATTGGATTTTGAAGGTCAAATGAATGGTTTATTAGGATATTTAAAAGGTCACTTACATAATCATGATATTACAATTGAAGTAATTGTAAACGAAGAGATTAAAGCAGTAAGAGCTCTTAACGATCAAGATCGATACAATCGTTTCTTAGAAATCAATCCAAGCATTGAACTTTTACGCACTACATTTGGATTGGATATAAATCTTTAA
- a CDS encoding NAD(P)H-dependent oxidoreductase, translated as MKKILIINGHPNSESFNFGIAESYKSGAIASGAQVETITIANLNFNPNLKFGYQKRTGLEPDLLESWEKIKRADHLVWIHPVWWGGLPAITKGFIDRLFLPGMTFQYRENSVWWDKLLKGKTAHIITTLDQPGWYYRLFFGRPSVNQLKKSTLEFCGVKPVRVSYVGIIKGSNEEQRKKWLEKVYNLGLKNK; from the coding sequence ATGAAAAAAATACTAATAATAAACGGACACCCAAATTCAGAAAGTTTCAATTTCGGAATTGCTGAATCTTATAAAAGCGGAGCAATTGCTTCTGGTGCACAAGTTGAAACCATCACAATTGCCAATTTAAATTTCAATCCAAATCTAAAATTTGGTTATCAAAAAAGAACAGGCTTAGAACCAGATTTATTAGAATCGTGGGAGAAAATAAAAAGAGCAGATCATCTGGTTTGGATTCATCCCGTTTGGTGGGGCGGACTCCCAGCGATAACAAAAGGATTTATAGATCGTTTGTTTTTACCAGGAATGACATTTCAGTATCGCGAAAATTCGGTTTGGTGGGATAAATTGCTAAAAGGTAAAACAGCTCATATTATCACAACTTTAGATCAGCCAGGCTGGTATTATCGCTTGTTTTTTGGAAGGCCAAGCGTAAACCAGTTAAAGAAATCTACTTTGGAGTTTTGCGGTGTAAAACCTGTCAGAGTGAGTTACGTCGGAATTATAAAAGGTTCTAACGAAGAGCAAAGAAAGAAATGGCTTGAGAAAGTCTACAATCTCGGACTCAAAAACAAATAA
- a CDS encoding Crp/Fnr family transcriptional regulator yields the protein MKTVFQSIQDFSDDELSLLDGLITFRTLKKGELLLTENQVCNEIVFIEKGILRSFFVNHKGDEITNCFAFENEFMASFASFITQEKAEENIQALTDTELQILDRKGLEKLYQSGFNWQETGRKLTELEFVNLHKRMISFQKLSGAERYEELCTNHQNYIQLIPLQYLASYLGITPRHLSRIRKAIVF from the coding sequence ATGAAAACTGTTTTCCAGTCCATTCAAGATTTTTCAGATGATGAATTAAGCCTTTTAGATGGTTTGATTACATTTCGGACATTAAAAAAAGGAGAACTTCTCTTGACTGAAAATCAGGTTTGCAACGAAATTGTTTTTATAGAAAAAGGAATTCTCCGTTCCTTTTTTGTCAATCACAAAGGCGACGAAATTACCAATTGTTTTGCTTTTGAAAATGAATTTATGGCTTCTTTTGCCAGTTTTATTACCCAAGAAAAAGCAGAAGAAAATATTCAGGCTTTAACCGATACAGAATTACAGATTTTAGACCGAAAAGGTTTAGAAAAGCTCTATCAATCAGGTTTTAATTGGCAGGAAACAGGCAGGAAATTGACTGAATTAGAATTTGTAAACCTGCATAAAAGAATGATTTCGTTTCAAAAATTATCAGGCGCAGAACGTTACGAAGAACTTTGCACAAATCATCAAAACTATATTCAGTTAATCCCGTTGCAATATTTGGCTTCGTATTTAGGAATTACTCCAAGACATTTAAGCAGAATTAGAAAGGCTATTGTTTTTTAG
- a CDS encoding TMEM175 family protein, whose product MNKGRLEAFSDGVLAIIITIMILEIKAPEGHEFSDLKPLIPKFLSYVLSFIYVGIYWNNHHYLLHGLSKVNGKVLWSNLHFLFWLSLIPVSTAWMGEHNFEKAAMSLYGTILLLSAISYVILQYTIMCSEGNDSALRRVLKKDFKGKISLVLYVIGIVTAFYNQWISGAAYFIVAMLWLIPDKRIERVFASED is encoded by the coding sequence ATGAATAAAGGCAGACTTGAAGCTTTTAGTGATGGCGTTTTGGCAATCATTATTACGATTATGATTTTGGAAATCAAAGCGCCGGAAGGGCATGAGTTTTCAGATTTAAAACCTCTTATCCCAAAGTTTTTAAGTTATGTTTTGAGTTTTATTTACGTTGGAATATATTGGAATAACCATCATTATTTACTTCATGGATTGTCAAAAGTAAACGGAAAGGTATTATGGAGTAATCTACACTTTTTGTTTTGGCTTTCCTTAATTCCTGTTTCTACCGCTTGGATGGGAGAGCATAATTTTGAAAAGGCCGCAATGAGTTTATATGGAACTATTTTGCTGCTTTCTGCAATTTCGTATGTTATTCTGCAATATACCATTATGTGCAGTGAAGGAAATGATTCGGCTTTGAGAAGAGTGCTTAAAAAGGATTTTAAAGGTAAAATCTCCTTAGTTTTATATGTAATCGGAATTGTCACTGCATTTTATAATCAATGGATTTCAGGAGCAGCTTATTTTATTGTGGCTATGCTTTGGCTTATTCCAGATAAAAGAATTGAACGCGTTTTTGCTTCTGAGGATTAA
- a CDS encoding Ppx/GppA phosphatase family protein, producing MINIRKFAAIDIGSNAMRLLIANVVEQEGKEPQFNKSSLVRVPIRLGQDAFTVGEISPENIDRMVDAMKAFNLLMKVHKVERYMAFATSAMREAYNAKEVVALIKKKADIKIEIIDGKKEAAIIASTDLHHLIKSDETYLFVDVGGGSTEFTLFSDGKMITSRSFKAGTVRLLNNMVHDSVWDEIEKWIKTNTADYDEVTLIGSGGNINKLFKMSGKQQEKPLSYIYVNSQYAFLNSLTYEQRIAELGLNSDRADVIIHATRIYLNAMKWSGARQIYVPKIGLSDGIVKAMYFGKI from the coding sequence ATGATTAATATTAGGAAGTTTGCAGCGATAGATATCGGTTCAAATGCCATGAGGCTTTTGATCGCTAACGTTGTGGAACAAGAAGGTAAAGAACCGCAGTTTAATAAAAGTTCCCTTGTTCGTGTGCCAATTCGTTTAGGACAAGACGCCTTCACGGTTGGAGAAATTTCACCAGAAAATATAGATCGAATGGTTGATGCGATGAAAGCATTCAATCTTTTGATGAAAGTACATAAAGTAGAACGCTATATGGCGTTTGCAACTTCTGCAATGCGGGAGGCATATAATGCTAAAGAAGTTGTGGCTTTAATTAAGAAAAAAGCCGACATTAAAATAGAGATTATCGACGGTAAAAAAGAAGCAGCAATTATTGCTTCTACAGATTTGCATCATTTAATCAAGTCAGACGAAACCTATTTATTTGTGGATGTTGGAGGTGGAAGTACCGAATTTACTTTATTCTCTGACGGAAAAATGATTACTTCAAGATCTTTCAAAGCGGGAACTGTTCGTTTACTGAATAATATGGTTCATGATTCAGTTTGGGATGAGATCGAAAAATGGATTAAAACCAACACGGCAGATTACGATGAGGTAACACTGATTGGTTCTGGAGGAAACATCAATAAGTTGTTTAAAATGTCTGGAAAACAGCAGGAAAAACCGCTTTCTTACATTTATGTTAACTCACAGTACGCATTTTTAAATTCATTGACTTACGAACAGAGAATTGCCGAATTAGGACTGAATTCTGACCGTGCCGACGTAATTATCCATGCAACTCGTATTTATCTTAATGCGATGAAATGGAGCGGTGCACGCCAGATTTATGTTCCTAAAATCGGACTTTCTGATGGTATTGTAAAAGCAATGTATTTCGGTAAAATTTAA